One window of the Primulina eburnea isolate SZY01 chromosome 18, ASM2296580v1, whole genome shotgun sequence genome contains the following:
- the LOC140818998 gene encoding uncharacterized protein, whose translation MRLNQVTRRGILGKCSSYPTVSDYQFSYFCATFRSVRSHKEIQKEKPRFDFSCIHELDDAVCMFHEMVRVRPKPSVRVFNNLLSVVVKLKHHYAALQMLDEMRHLGGVLVDEYTMNIAINCYCHLNRVDFGFSIFGCLFKIGHEPDIFTFNTLIKGFFLADKAFHAVEIFKKLLRDKPCEPDEVTFLAVINGLCKAGQTLMARDFLGTLAKGTCKPHVRSYNTIIDSLSKDKMVDDALQLLNQMIEKEVSPNVVTYNSVIQGLCNFGRWKEVKDLFIDMQGLKIYPDVITFNILVDAFCKEGMIDEAEDMLKSMKKRNISPNIVTYNTLMDGYCLQGGIDKARRLFDSLALMCLKPGIVSYNIMLNGYIKKRKVDEALNFFHEISSNGLEPSIVSYNIMLQGLFCGGRYDAGQKLFNEMEAQKVYPDMITYCVMLRSLCKTQQFTQAFSFLQTMEDKGLNPNIVIYTIMIDGLCKGGKPDVARILFNQLHSKGLKPNVVIYNIMIGSLCLEGHVQEAKDMLIDMEKVGCAPDRVTFNVFVQNLLKREELNEAMQLSEEMVRRGFSGDATTVSMLFHKFEECRDSVLLDMMKRLVPRK comes from the coding sequence ATGAGGCTAAACCAGGTGACTCGGAGAGGAATTTTAGGCAAATGCTCCTCGTATCCGACTGTGAGTGACTatcaattttcatatttttgtgcTACATTTCGTAGTGTAAGATCACACAaagaaatacaaaaagaaaaacccagattcgattttagttgtatACATGAGCTGGACGATGCGGTGTGCATGTTTCATGAAATGGTCAGAGTGAGACCGAAACCTTCCGTTCGTGTATTCAACAACCTGTTGAGTGTGGTGGTAAAGTTGAAACACCATTATGCTGCCCTCCAAATGCTTGATGAAATGCGTCATTTAGGTGGCGTTCTTGTTGATGAATACACTATGAATATCGCGATTAATTGCTATTGCCACCTGAATCGAGTTGATTTTGGGTTCTCAATCTTTGGTTGCTTATTCAAGATTGGTCATGAACCAGACATATTCACCTTTAACACTCTCATCAAAGGGTTCTTCTTAGCAGATAAGGCTTTTCATGCCGTGGAAATTTTTAAAAAGTTGTTAAGAGACAAACCATGTGAGCCAGATGAAGTCACATTCCTAGCCGTAATCAATGGGCTGTGCAAAGCTGGGCAAACTCTCATGGCCCGTGATTTTCTTGGTACGTTGGCAAAAGGAACTTGCAAACCTCATGTCCGCTCTTATAACACGATAATTGACAGTCTCAGTAAAGATAAGATGGTAGATGACGCTCTCCAATTGTTGAACCAGATGATTGAGAAAGAGGTTTCACCAAATGTCGTCACTTACAATTCAGTGATCCAGGGCCTTTGCAATTTTGGCCGATGGAAAGAGGTGAAAGACTTGTTTATTGACATGCAAGGTCTCAAAATCTATCCAGATGTGATTACTTTTAATATATTGGTCGATGCATTTTGCAAGGAAGGAATGATCGATGAGGCGGAGGATATGTTGAAAAGCATGAAGAAAAGAAATATTTCTCCTAACATTGTTACGTACAACACCTTGATGGATGGATATTGTTTGCAAGGAGGAATAGATAAAGCACGGAGATTGTTTGATTCCTTAGCTTTAATGTGCCTCAAGCCTGGTATTGTTAGCTACAACATTATGCTCAATGGATACATTAAAAAAAGAAAGGTGGATGAGGCTTTGAACTTTTTTCATGAAATATCCTCTAATGGATTGGAGCCTTCAATTGTTTCCTACAATATCATGCTGCAAGGATTATTTTGTGGAGGTAGATATGATGCTGGCCAGAAGCTTTTCAATGAGATGGAAGCTCAGAAAGTATACCCCGACATGATTACTTATTGTGTTATGTTACGAAGCTTGTGTAAGACTCAACAATTTACCCAAGCATTTTCGTTTCTGCAAACTATGGAAGATAAAGGTCTCAATCCTAACATAGTCATCTACACTATCATGATAGATGGATTATGCAAGGGTGGAAAAcctgatgttgctagaattctTTTCAACCAACTTCATTCGAAAGGTTTGAAGCCCAATGTTGTGATTTATAACATCATGATCGGCTCACTTTGTCTAGAGGGACATGTGCAAGAGGCAAAAGATATGCTAATAGATATGGAAAAAGTTGGTTGTGCACCAGATAGAGTGACATTCAATGTTTTTGTTCAAAACTTGCTAAAAAGAGAGGAACTTAATGAGGCAATGCAGCTCTCTGAAGAAATGGTAAGAAGGGGTTTCTCAGGTGATGCAACAACCGTGTCCATGCTATTTCATAAGTTCGAGGAATGTCGAGATAGTGTTCTGCTGGATATGATGAAAAGGCTTGTTCCAAGAAAATGA